TGCTCAAGCTGGCCACTGAGGTGGCCGAGTAAGTTGTATTACGAGGAACTGCTCTCCCGCGGCTTCGAGCCCCGGGCCTCGCTGGCGCCGGTGGGCGCTGCTCACTACACTCCCAGTCCATGAGCGCTGAGACAGATCCCAAAGACGACATCGAGGCAAAGGCGCGGCGCCTTGATCCCGAGCTCGAAAAGGATCTCAAGATCCTGGGGCTGGGCCCGGGCGGCCAGCGCGCGCCGCGTCCGAAGAAGCGGCGCGTGAGCTCGTGGATGGTGCTGCTGGCGCTTGCCGTGCTGGTGGGCGGCGCGCTGTGGGTGCGCAAGAAGCTCGAACCGCCGAAGGTCACGCTCACGCCGGTGAGCCTGCGCGAGGTGGGCCTTCCCGAGGTGAGCCTCACCGCCGCCGGGTATCTGGTGGCCAAACGCCAGATCACGGTGAGCAGCAAGGCGCAGGGGCGCCTCATCGAAATGGCGGTGGAGGAAAACCAGCAGGTCAAAGAGGGTGACCTCATCGGTCGCATCGAAAACGACGAGCAGGAAGCGCAACTCCGCCTGGCCGAGGCGCAGCTCGCGCAGGCCCGCGCCGATTGGGAACGCGCCCGCGACCTGGCACGCCAGAATATCACTTCGGAGGCCGACGCTGAGAAACTGCGCACACAGTATGAAGTCGCCAGGGCCCAACGCGACCTGGCAAAACTCTCCTACGACAACACCTTCATCCGTGCGCCGATCAGCGGCACGGTCATCGAGAAGCTGCGCGACGTGGGCGAGTTTCTCACCATCGGCGTGAGCGCTACGGGCGATCCCGGCACGGCGATCGCGACGCTGGCCGATCTCTCGGAAATGCGCGTCGAGCTGGAGATTTCTGAGACGGAGATCTCCAAGATCAAAATGGGCGGCGTCGCGCTCGTTACGCCCGAGGCCATGCCGGAGCTTCGCTACCTGGCCGACGTGGTGGAGATCGGCGCCATGGCCGACCGCGACAAGTCGATCATTCCCGTCGAAGTGCGCCTGCGTGCGCCCGACGCGGCGCTCAAGCCCGACATGACGGCGAAGGTCTCGTTCCTGGTGTCCGAACCCGAGGGCGAGATCCGTCTGGCGCCGGTGGTGCCGAAGAGCGCGGTTCGAGGCGGCGCCGTCTTCGTGGTCGAAGACGGGCGCGCGGTAGCCAAAGCGCTGAAGCTCGCCCCGACGGGCGAGTATTTCGAAGTGCTCTCGGGCATCGAGGAAGGCGCGCTCATCATTAAGGAACCTCCCGCCGATCTGAGCGCGGGGGCGCGGGTGAGTGTCGGCGAAAAGTGAAATCCCG
This sequence is a window from Chrysiogenia bacterium. Protein-coding genes within it:
- a CDS encoding efflux RND transporter periplasmic adaptor subunit, which codes for MSAETDPKDDIEAKARRLDPELEKDLKILGLGPGGQRAPRPKKRRVSSWMVLLALAVLVGGALWVRKKLEPPKVTLTPVSLREVGLPEVSLTAAGYLVAKRQITVSSKAQGRLIEMAVEENQQVKEGDLIGRIENDEQEAQLRLAEAQLAQARADWERARDLARQNITSEADAEKLRTQYEVARAQRDLAKLSYDNTFIRAPISGTVIEKLRDVGEFLTIGVSATGDPGTAIATLADLSEMRVELEISETEISKIKMGGVALVTPEAMPELRYLADVVEIGAMADRDKSIIPVEVRLRAPDAALKPDMTAKVSFLVSEPEGEIRLAPVVPKSAVRGGAVFVVEDGRAVAKALKLAPTGEYFEVLSGIEEGALIIKEPPADLSAGARVSVGEK